In the genome of Phosphitispora fastidiosa, one region contains:
- a CDS encoding ABC transporter ATP-binding protein — MNCDTLKNSAEVNSGDNGAVITASDLVKKFDDFEAVRGVSFSINRGECFGLLGPNGAGKTSIVKMIYGFSPVTSGELQIFGQDVAVCARQIKAQIGVVSQEDNLDPELSVKENLITYAGYFRLKKDEARKRADEILEFMELSDKADTEVSKLSGGLKRRLTMGRALINSPDLIILDEPTTGLDPYARHLLWQRLRRLRDSGTTMLLTTHYLEEASQLCDRLVILHRGKILEAGAPQELIDLHVGKEVMEIGVGAEWRKNILEIAGNLIKDHHILGDSLLLFTNRGKELAEQVPLRAAMMNILLSYSRLRPSNLEDVFLKLTGETLEGKGLLEGKESGSFEEN, encoded by the coding sequence ATGAACTGTGACACATTAAAGAATTCTGCTGAGGTCAATTCCGGTGATAACGGCGCTGTTATCACCGCCAGCGACCTGGTGAAGAAGTTTGATGATTTTGAAGCTGTCAGGGGAGTCAGTTTTTCCATAAACCGCGGCGAGTGCTTTGGCCTGCTCGGTCCAAATGGAGCCGGGAAGACTTCAATAGTAAAGATGATATATGGGTTTTCTCCGGTGACCTCCGGAGAGCTGCAGATTTTCGGGCAGGATGTGGCCGTTTGTGCCAGGCAGATTAAAGCCCAAATCGGGGTAGTCTCACAGGAGGATAACCTTGACCCCGAGCTTTCGGTAAAAGAAAATCTGATTACATATGCCGGCTATTTTCGCTTAAAGAAGGATGAGGCCCGAAAGCGGGCAGATGAGATCCTTGAGTTTATGGAACTGAGCGACAAAGCCGATACGGAGGTCAGTAAACTATCCGGAGGCTTAAAAAGACGGCTCACCATGGGGCGGGCTCTGATAAACAGCCCTGATTTGATTATCCTTGATGAACCTACCACCGGTCTGGACCCCTATGCCCGCCATCTTTTGTGGCAACGCCTTAGGAGGCTGCGGGACTCAGGGACCACAATGCTCCTGACGACCCATTACCTTGAGGAAGCCAGCCAGTTGTGTGACCGCCTGGTTATTCTCCACAGGGGTAAAATTCTTGAGGCGGGCGCTCCTCAGGAGCTGATTGACCTTCATGTGGGCAAAGAAGTGATGGAAATAGGGGTCGGGGCAGAATGGCGGAAAAACATCCTTGAGATTGCCGGGAATCTGATTAAGGACCACCATATCCTGGGTGACAGCCTCCTCCTGTTTACCAACAGGGGCAAGGAACTGGCCGAACAGGTTCCCCTGAGGGCAGCTATGATGAATATTCTGCTGTCTTACAGCCGGCTGAGACCCTCCAACCTTGAAGATGTGTTTCTTAAACTTACCGGTGAGACCCTGGAGGGGAAAGGGCTTCTGGAGGGGAAGGAGAGTGGCAGCTTTGAAGAAAATTAG
- a CDS encoding ABC transporter ATP-binding protein, translating to MEALLKVRNLKKHFPVTKGIIREKQVGLVKAVDGVSFDVYKGETLGLVGESGCGKSTTGRCILRLIEPTEGEVHFDGVNVRTLDSRAMRRIRKDMQMVFQDPYASLNPRMKVGDIIMEPILLHGIARGKEARERVNELLDVVGLAGYHAERYAHEFSGGQRQRIGIARALAVEPKMIVCDEPVSALDVSIQAQVINLMEDLQEQFDLTFIFIAHDLSVVHHISDRVAVMYLGRIVEMAGCRELYQNPRHPYTKALLSAIPVPDPNAKKEKIMLKGDVISPLNPPPGCNFHTRCPYAVPRCREEAPELKEMGTGHSAACHLVNP from the coding sequence ATGGAAGCATTACTCAAAGTAAGAAATCTGAAAAAACACTTCCCTGTCACCAAGGGAATCATCAGGGAAAAACAGGTTGGCCTGGTCAAGGCGGTTGACGGTGTCAGCTTTGATGTCTATAAGGGAGAAACACTGGGGCTTGTGGGGGAGAGCGGCTGTGGCAAAAGCACCACCGGCAGGTGTATTCTGAGACTGATTGAACCAACTGAAGGTGAAGTGCACTTTGACGGGGTAAATGTGAGAACACTTGACAGCCGTGCTATGAGACGCATCCGCAAGGATATGCAGATGGTTTTCCAGGACCCCTATGCATCCCTGAACCCGAGGATGAAGGTAGGGGACATCATTATGGAGCCGATCCTGCTGCACGGGATTGCCAGGGGAAAAGAAGCCAGGGAGAGGGTAAACGAGCTCCTGGATGTGGTCGGGCTTGCCGGCTACCATGCTGAGCGTTATGCCCATGAATTCAGCGGCGGGCAGAGGCAGAGAATCGGTATTGCCAGGGCCCTGGCTGTGGAACCTAAAATGATTGTCTGTGATGAACCCGTTTCAGCGCTGGATGTCAGCATCCAGGCACAGGTCATCAACCTGATGGAAGACCTGCAGGAACAATTTGACCTGACCTTTATTTTTATTGCTCATGACCTGAGTGTGGTGCACCATATCAGTGACAGGGTTGCCGTAATGTACCTGGGCAGGATCGTGGAAATGGCGGGCTGCCGGGAACTTTACCAAAACCCGCGTCATCCTTATACCAAAGCCCTTCTTTCAGCAATTCCGGTTCCTGACCCCAATGCAAAAAAAGAAAAAATTATGCTTAAGGGTGATGTTATCAGCCCACTGAACCCGCCTCCGGGCTGTAACTTTCATACCCGGTGTCCCTATGCTGTTCCCCGGTGCCGGGAGGAGGCCCCTGAACTGAAGGAGATGGGGACAGGACACAGCGCTGCCTGTCACCTGGTTAACCCCTAA
- the nikC gene encoding nickel transporter permease produces MSDIVSLQLKANGPQPQSNDKESKGLWADALKRIVKSKISLLGLIIVAVFLLVALFAPVIAPYDPIKDSDLVKRLEAPSGDHIMGRDSQGRDVFSRLVYGARISVKIGVISVGFALVLGVTLGAVAGFYGKWLDGIIMRLMDILLAFPSVLLAIAITAVLGPELRNAMIAIGIVYTPHFARIVRSTVLSVKATEYIEAARAIGCSDLRIIMCHVLPNCMAPIIVQSTLSVGTAILDAAALSFLGLGAQPPDPEWGAMLSDGRSYLQKAPHVMIFPGVAIMFVVLGFNLLGDGLRDALDPRLKQ; encoded by the coding sequence ATGAGTGACATAGTATCACTGCAACTGAAGGCAAATGGACCGCAGCCCCAAAGTAATGACAAAGAAAGTAAAGGGTTATGGGCTGATGCCCTGAAGCGCATCGTTAAGAGCAAAATATCACTGCTGGGCCTGATAATTGTGGCGGTTTTTCTGCTGGTGGCCTTGTTTGCTCCCGTGATAGCCCCTTATGACCCTATTAAAGATAGTGATCTGGTTAAACGACTGGAGGCGCCTAGCGGTGACCATATCATGGGCCGTGACAGTCAGGGCAGGGATGTCTTCAGCAGGCTCGTTTACGGAGCCAGGATTTCAGTTAAAATAGGTGTGATTTCGGTGGGATTTGCCCTGGTCCTGGGGGTTACCCTGGGTGCAGTTGCGGGATTCTATGGAAAGTGGCTTGATGGTATCATTATGAGGCTGATGGATATCCTGCTGGCTTTCCCTAGTGTCCTGTTGGCTATTGCCATTACGGCGGTGCTGGGCCCTGAACTGAGGAATGCCATGATTGCCATAGGCATAGTGTATACTCCGCATTTTGCGCGGATAGTCCGTTCCACTGTCCTCAGTGTAAAGGCAACGGAGTATATTGAGGCTGCCAGGGCGATTGGGTGCAGTGATTTGAGAATTATCATGTGCCATGTGCTGCCAAACTGTATGGCGCCGATTATCGTGCAATCCACCCTCAGTGTGGGTACTGCTATCCTGGATGCGGCAGCTCTTAGCTTCCTGGGTCTCGGGGCACAGCCTCCGGACCCCGAATGGGGGGCCATGCTGAGTGATGGCAGGAGTTACCTCCAGAAGGCCCCCCATGTGATGATATTTCCCGGTGTGGCGATTATGTTTGTTGTCCTCGGGTTCAACCTGTTGGGTGACGGACTGCGTGACGCCCTTGACCCGCGCCTGAAACAGTAA
- a CDS encoding ABC transporter substrate-binding protein, producing MKVKRLAAALFLVLAMMVNIVGCGGGDNAAKDAGGDKEKIFVFARSGDASGLDPINVTDGESLYVTQQIFDTLLEYAEDSTDVEPGLATEWESSKDGKEWTLKLREGVKFHDGTPFNAEAVKFNFDRWRDEKNPYHQGDFSYYTYMFGGFPGIIQDVAAVDEYTVKFVLTQSQAPFLANLAMATFGISSPEAIKQHGEDYFKNPVGTGPFKFVKWEKDQQIVVEKYAEYWGAKAKVDKVVFRTIPDNSARLMELQSGTIDGMIGLNPDDVETVKNDANLQLLMRPSMNIGYLAMNTEKDFLKEQKIRQAINHAVNKQAIIDAFYAGLAKPAKNPMPPSLWGYNDEVKGYEYDPAKAKALLAEAGYPDGFETTLWAMPVARPYMPQPKEIAQAIQQDLAKVGITTKIVTYDWETYIEKGENGEHDLYLFGWTGDNGDPDNFIYVLLDKSNTVKGTAGNVAFYKNDRVSSLLVDAQKESDQSKRDALYKEAQVLINEDAPWVPLVHSTPPIAAKKSISGWLPHATGTEGFVGVDKAE from the coding sequence GTGAAAGTGAAAAGACTGGCTGCTGCACTGTTCCTTGTCCTTGCCATGATGGTCAACATCGTTGGCTGTGGCGGCGGGGATAATGCGGCAAAAGATGCAGGGGGAGACAAAGAAAAAATCTTTGTGTTTGCCAGGAGTGGTGACGCTTCAGGCCTGGACCCCATTAATGTTACCGATGGTGAAAGTCTTTATGTGACTCAGCAGATTTTTGACACACTACTGGAGTATGCGGAAGACAGTACTGATGTCGAACCCGGACTGGCAACAGAATGGGAAAGCAGCAAGGATGGCAAGGAATGGACCCTTAAACTGAGAGAAGGTGTTAAGTTCCACGATGGCACCCCCTTTAATGCCGAGGCGGTTAAATTTAATTTTGACCGCTGGCGTGATGAGAAAAACCCGTATCACCAGGGGGACTTCAGCTACTATACTTATATGTTTGGCGGTTTCCCCGGAATTATCCAGGATGTAGCTGCTGTTGATGAGTATACTGTAAAGTTTGTCCTGACTCAGTCACAGGCGCCGTTTTTGGCCAACCTGGCCATGGCCACCTTCGGAATCTCCAGCCCCGAGGCCATTAAGCAGCATGGCGAAGACTACTTTAAGAACCCTGTTGGCACCGGCCCCTTCAAGTTTGTCAAGTGGGAGAAAGACCAGCAGATAGTTGTTGAGAAATACGCCGAATACTGGGGCGCTAAAGCCAAGGTTGACAAAGTTGTCTTCAGGACTATCCCGGACAATTCAGCCCGCCTGATGGAGCTGCAGTCAGGCACCATTGACGGCATGATTGGGCTAAACCCTGATGATGTGGAGACTGTCAAGAATGATGCTAATCTGCAGCTCCTCATGAGACCCAGTATGAACATTGGTTACCTGGCAATGAACACCGAAAAGGATTTCCTTAAGGAACAGAAAATCCGCCAGGCAATTAACCATGCAGTTAATAAGCAGGCTATTATTGACGCCTTTTATGCAGGGCTGGCTAAGCCCGCCAAGAACCCAATGCCTCCTTCACTCTGGGGCTATAATGATGAAGTGAAAGGCTATGAATATGACCCTGCCAAGGCCAAAGCGCTGCTGGCAGAGGCAGGTTATCCTGATGGTTTTGAAACAACTCTGTGGGCTATGCCTGTAGCCAGGCCGTATATGCCCCAGCCCAAGGAAATCGCCCAGGCCATCCAGCAGGATCTGGCTAAGGTAGGGATAACGACAAAAATAGTTACCTATGACTGGGAGACCTATATTGAAAAAGGTGAAAACGGCGAACATGACCTTTACCTGTTTGGCTGGACCGGAGACAACGGTGACCCCGACAACTTCATCTATGTACTCCTGGATAAGAGCAACACAGTTAAGGGTACAGCAGGTAATGTGGCTTTCTACAAGAATGATAGGGTTTCTTCACTCCTGGTTGATGCCCAGAAGGAAAGTGACCAGTCAAAAAGAGATGCGCTATATAAGGAAGCCCAGGTTCTTATCAACGAAGATGCTCCCTGGGTACCCCTGGTACACTCGACTCCACCCATTGCAGCCAAGAAATCAATCAGCGGCTGGCTGCCCCATGCTACCGGAACCGAGGGTTTCGTAGGTGTTGACAAGGCTGAATAA
- a CDS encoding ABC transporter permease produces the protein MTRYIIKRLIGLIPVIIGVSIFAFLLIHLIPGDPARAILGERATAQALTALREQLGLNDPLYIQYGRFMGQILQGDFGRSVITNSTVIEEFAARFPATLELSAAAMLIAVVVGILAGVISAVRQYSVFDNVSMVGALIGVSLPIFWLGLMMQWLFAFKLGLLDASARLSVGINLDSITNFYVLDSLLTGNWVALKDALKHLVMPSLALATIPMAIIARMTRSSMLEVLKQDYIRTARAKGLKDNAVIFRHALKNAFLPILTVMGLQFGTLMGGAVLTETIFSWPGIGRLMYEAIMQRDYPVVQNGILIISLIFVFINLIVDILYSFVDPRIRLE, from the coding sequence ATGACCAGATATATTATCAAACGACTCATAGGACTGATACCGGTTATCATAGGAGTTTCCATATTTGCCTTTTTACTTATCCACCTGATTCCCGGTGACCCGGCAAGAGCCATCCTGGGGGAGCGGGCGACCGCGCAGGCCCTTACTGCTCTACGGGAGCAGCTTGGTCTCAATGATCCGCTGTATATTCAGTACGGGCGGTTTATGGGACAGATTCTGCAGGGCGATTTCGGGCGTTCCGTGATTACCAATTCGACGGTCATTGAGGAATTTGCCGCCAGGTTTCCCGCTACCCTGGAACTCTCTGCTGCCGCAATGCTGATTGCCGTTGTTGTTGGCATCCTGGCCGGAGTTATCAGCGCTGTCCGGCAGTACTCGGTCTTTGATAATGTAAGTATGGTGGGCGCCTTGATTGGGGTATCACTCCCTATCTTCTGGCTGGGATTGATGATGCAGTGGCTGTTTGCATTCAAACTGGGTCTTCTGGATGCTTCGGCCCGGCTCAGTGTGGGGATTAACCTGGATTCGATTACCAATTTTTATGTCCTGGATTCCCTGCTTACAGGGAACTGGGTGGCGCTGAAGGATGCCCTGAAGCATTTGGTTATGCCCAGTCTTGCCCTGGCTACCATTCCTATGGCGATTATTGCCCGGATGACTCGTTCCAGTATGCTGGAGGTTCTCAAACAGGACTATATCCGGACTGCCAGGGCCAAAGGCCTTAAGGACAATGCCGTGATTTTCAGGCATGCCCTGAAAAATGCCTTTTTACCTATACTGACTGTTATGGGGCTCCAGTTTGGGACTCTGATGGGCGGAGCGGTACTTACAGAGACCATATTTTCCTGGCCCGGGATAGGGCGGCTGATGTATGAAGCAATTATGCAGCGGGATTATCCCGTGGTGCAGAACGGTATTCTGATAATTTCACTGATATTTGTATTCATTAACCTGATTGTAGATATCCTTTATAGTTTTGTTGACCCGCGAATCAGGCTGGAATAG